The DNA sequence TCTATTTGGTGGGGATTGATTCTTCTCAAGAATTTTACATGTATTTTCACTTTGCTGAGATTGAGGAAGTGCAAGACCAGATCAGAGAATTTACTATCTCattgaataataaaacaatttctgaTCCTATTGAACCCAAATATATGGTTTCGGATTCTTATTTTACTCAATCTTCCCTAAGCGGAATCCAGATGAATTTTTCACTTGCCAAGACAAATCGATCCACACTTCCACCCATTATGAATGCTCTGGAGATTTACACAATAAAAGAATTCTTACAGTCGCCCACTGAACAACTTGACGGTATGCGATCTCCTTTTCCATTTCTTGATTTGAATTTGTTGATCTCTAATACCAATTCTTGGATCGATCTTTGACCATCTTATataaaaaccaataaatatTTACTAAGGGTAGACTAAGCCCTTcatgatatttgaaaattatcatTTGGACGACTTTTTTTCGGGCTTAAGAGTAATATTGTTGAGTTTGCGTCATTTGGGATGTAACCAAATGCTGCCAAATACAGGTCTTAGTTtgctttttccctttttgattTAAACCCTATAAAAATTAATCCATCTTATTTTACTTACTTTGGATATACAAGTTGATGCTATGAAGAAAATCAAGTCAGTATACCAGGTGATGAAGAGTAGTTGGCAAGGAGATCCATGTCTCCCAAGAAGCTACTCATGGGATGGCCTGATCTGTAGTGACAATGGTTATGATGCCCCTAGTATCACCTCACTGTGAGTTTGTGCAcccaaaaatgaataaataaatattagtatatctatatatatatataaactatctGCTAATGAATGTCATTCTAATTCTAAACAGGAACCTATCATCTAGCAATTTGGTTGGGAAGATAGATAATTCATTCAAAAATCTCACATCATTGCAATATTTGTAAGTATTAGCCAGCATGAAATGTTGGATCTTCGAAAGCTAGGCTATAATGGCACAGAAGTTCATGTTGTAGCTGAATGAGATATATAACCTTGTCAATAATTGAAGCTTGAATATTCCATAGTAATCTAAAACTTCTGTTGCTTAATACCAGtacttaaaaaaatacaaattttcattGCAGGGATTTATCCAACAATAGTTTAAGTGGAGACGTGCCTGAATTTCTATCTGAAATGTCTTTCTTGAAGACCTTGTAAGTTGTCTGGAATTACTTGCACAAATATATACAAGTTTTTTAGTCAGAAAGAATTGATCAGATTATCTGTGATTCCGTGCAGGAACCTATCAGGGAATAAATTGACAGGGTCGGTTCCTTCGGCCCTCCTTGCAAAATCTAATGATGGAACCTTGACTTTGAGGTCTGCTTAGTGCTTACTAAAAACTACGAATTCAGAATTTTAGTTTTCTTGGTGGTGAAATCATGAGAGATGGTGTTAAGTACTATGTCAATCTACAATATTTTGAATGACTAAGAAGGGAAAATTTGTAATGGTTTCATTTTGGTTTGTTCTTCAAACATAACGAGTTGAACTAAGAGTCTACTAGTTATTTTGTTCCATTTGCTTGATAAGGATAAGGTGGAAAGGAACTCGACTCTAAAGCTGTTTTCCAAGATTGATTTTTTCACATGTTATCTGTTTCAATGCTAGTTTGGATGGGAATCCGGATCTTTGTCAAAACAACTCATGCAACACAAAGACGAAAACGAAGAGCCCGGTTGCTGTTCCTGTAGTTGCATCCATTGCTTCCTTCGTGGTCCTCTTAGGTGCAATATTTGCCATCTATTGGCACTTCATAAGGGGCAGAAGACATGGTAGTCAATCTTGTTTCttttacatggatattttaagCAAATTAGAGGTGTTGAAATTCTGATTACATTTCTTTAATTGTCTCATTAATTAGGTACACATGCTGGAGTCCAACCTAATGATCAAGAAAGTGTATCACAATTTGACTTACAGAAACCAGATATACCTAATGAAGAAGAGAACTCGGAATTGGAGTTAGAAGAAATACAAAAGGAAATGATCAAACCTAATGAAAAGCTGGAGGCCAAGAAGCAACGCCTTAGTTACTCTGAGGTTAAAAGGATTACTAACAACTTTCGAGAGGTGATTGGACACGGAGGATCTGGATTAGTTTACAGTGGCCATTTAAGCCATGGCATTAAAGTTGCTGTCAAGAAGCTGTCACCCACTTCGCATCAATCTTTCGAGCAATTTCGAAATGAGGCAAGCTTCTCTACAGTACTAGCATTTGAATTATTCTGATTTCAAACTTTCTAACACATGACTGACACATTGCTTGATGGAAACAAAAATTCAACTTTGACATGGTTGggtgttgatgatatgaatgacagGCTCAGCTGTTGTCAACAATTCATCATAGAAACTTGGTTTCTCTAATGGGGTACTGCGACGAGGACTCAAACATGTTGCTAATTTACGAGTATATGGCTAATGGGAACTTGAAAGAACATTTATCAGGTATCTAATCGTCTTTATACCCCTAAAATGAAACCTGTAATTTTGTGatttatttctctttatatccctttaaaaaattcaaaatatttggaTAAACCATTGAAAAATTCTAAGATAGTATCAAAACACTGACTGAAACCAATATTTGGAtctatatattctttttctGTGCTCTATTTATGTAAGAACATTATTTGGTATTTTCTTTGTAGCAAAAGCATATTAGAGATTTAAGTTATGTGCCATAAGTGCAGGTAAAATTGGGTCGGTCTTGAGTTGGGAACAAAGACTTCAAATAGCGATTGAGGCAGCACAAGGTTAGAAAACCATACAACTTTTCTTATATAAACCACTAGTTTTTTCGTATTTTTCCCTCTTAACTAACTGAAGTGGAATTTGACGAGTTTGCAGCACTGGAATATTTACATGAAGGTTGCAATCCATCCATAATTCACAGAGATGTTAAGGCTCCCAACATcttattgaatgaaaaaatgCAAGCCAAAGTAGCAGATTTTGGGTGGTCCAGAAGCATGCCCCCTGAAAATCCATCTCATGTATCAACGACCTTTGTTGTTGGCACTTCTGGGTACCTTGACCCTCAGTAAGTACTGATCTTTGTTACTTCACTGAAATGCAGTGCCATTACATTGATGATATCTCAACAAATCTGGAATATAGTACGTACTAGAACTTGAAAACAAagtttttgtttccattttgaATTCTCTGCAGATTTTTCTTACAAGGTCAGTATGCACTGTTCACTGATAATTTTATCTTACCATGCAAGAAGTTTAAGAACCAATAATGGAGGAATTTAGTTAGTATATATGCATTATTCTATGAGAATTTTCTGTTCCTGCATTCAACATTGGTGTGGCTTGCACTAACAGtaaattttatgattatatatgtaactttataaaaattttcgAAGTTTTTGACACCATATATTAATGAGTTTTTCTAACCATGTAAgcatgttttaaaattgtgaaatCCTTTAGGCCAGATGTGGGACTCTATTTAGCCCCACAAGGTATGTAAGTCTGCTTGGCCTCGCATTCACTGCAGAATATGATGAAGACCCGTGTTTGCCatggttttttcattttttctctcattcatgGTCACTTATGAGCAACTGAGATTGTTTtgcatgatttttaatttatgtaggTACAACAGAACTGGACAGTTGACAAAGGAAAGtgatgtttatagctttgggATTGTTCTTTTAGAGCTTATTTCCGGCCGGCCTGCAATAATGGAGGAAAATCGCAGCATATTGGATTGGGTCCGTCCCATTATTGAAAGAGGAGAAATAGAAGACATTGTGGATCCAAGGTTACAAGGAATCTTCAATACTAACTCTGCCTGGAGAACTATAGAGACAGCAATGTGTTGCGTACCATTCAGCTCCACAGAAAGGAAAACTATGAGTTATGTAGTGAGTGAATTGAAAGAGTGTCTGAAGCTGGTAGAGATGAGTAGCTCTTCAAATACAGGAATAGGCATTACTCAACCTATTGGACCTGCAACCGGTCCTCGAGCAAGGTAGAAATGTTGACTAGTAACGTGTGTTAGTGTGTGCATAGTACTGTTGTTTGTTTACTTAATATTTCTGAACTTTCATGAACATGCATATGTACTTTAAATGATGATGTTCTTGCCTTTGGAACATGCATATGTACTTTAAACGATGTTCTTGCCTTCTTCGTTATAATTTGAACCCTATATATTATCTGTTAGTCTCCTCAggcatgaaatttttttggacttgttataattttaggttttctatttgaattattgaaagtatacatatagaaaaaaagaattattgaaagtgtatatatagaaaaaaaaaaaaaaaaaggaattcaggtcttatttgaaaattgttttagaaaacaatttttaaaaaccgtttttggaaacaatttttaaaattgttatttgatgttttgtaaaacaaatgtatgtttgaaaacttgaaatgttttaaacttcttttctatgtttttaaatatgttttaaaaataacttttacatgtagtgttttatttaaaattatttttcatatttatgtaactatttttttaaaacaactcttagaaaataactgaaaataattaaaagatgttatttgaaaatatcatattttctatttttaagaataaaaaactattctttgtttttttgttgtccaacatgttttcttatttttttgttatatataataGAAGATTGTTTTCAAAGACAGTCATTAAACAAACCtccaaattttcatatttttgctttgctatgaaaattatgaaagaaaattaaatataataaaattatttgaatatttttatatttttaagttctttattttttgtagaagagaaatgaaacaaatttattgatttcaatttatgttttttttttccttccttttttaaGGATTTTCTTTGAAACTCTtgtaattgtattaaaaaaattctagtaacaatttgaatttcttaaaaaaaaaatagaataattaaaaaatgtaattaaatgtGATGATATAGTGAACTAATTAATAGAACCTAGTCAAATTTAtcttaaaacattgaaatagaGTTACATGATAtgtgaaaaaattttaaatgttaacaTTGTGTGAGAATAACTCTTGAATTACCACTTCACATTGTAGAGATGAATATaggattaaaattaaataatataagaataaatattttaattaaactaACATGAATTCTATGGTAGAACTTGAAGATAAAGTGTGGATTAAAGAGCATGTTGTCAAGGAAAGTTAATATagaataagaatattatagTAGATTAcccaaaatttcttaataaatataatttgggAAAATTTCCCCAATTTTTATAGCccattaaattctttttaaattaaaattttcttaatttcaaaatattaaatatctaACCTTAATTCAagtaattaaaataactaagaaaataaaaaatagttaattaaCATAAAGTGAGTATTTTAGGGGATATTTGACCCACAACTTTAAGAATATGATTGTTAttcttatattaattaatagttAGAGACATTTTTGTCATGGGAAAAAAAGTGCTTCATAGTACATTTACAAATACTCTAAGAGTCCATAAGGCTAAGTATGAGAGAAAATTCAccatttattctctttttttttttttcctttagttcAAATGTGTGTGAAAAGGGAAAGGGTTTTAAGAAATTTCCAAGTGGTAAATAAACTTTCCTCTACCATATGAATcattttgtgttaaaaaaaaaaatcttttttatttccttaaaaatcaaatttaatcttCATTTACAACATTGTTTCCTAATGAAGACTAGGATGTTGTACTTAatgaaattttgtaaattttaatcatttttccttCGCCATTTGAGCTTTTTCATTGTCCAgtaagtgaagaaaaatattaaattaatagagACAATTTTTAATGTCCAAATACATGTTCCTAATTGTGAGTGTTCACGTTACTTGAAACAAGAGCACAATGGAAGGGTTAAAACCTTATTTTTCTCGGGTCATATGCTGTTTGGTAGCctagaaaataaaggaaaatatcaaGTTCTAAGTcttaatttatatatgattGTTGAAAGTATATGGTGAGCTCCATTATGTTTCTACTCAGGGTATTAGCATTGCCTTTTCAACCTACAACTGGCGAAACTTGAGTTGAGTTCCAATATGGGAAAGATCTAAACTAAAGCTCAATCTTCTCTGTTGAAATAGATTTGAGTTGAATTGACGGGGATAAATCTATAGATAGAAGAAAAATGTCATGAAGGAGGAATACCATGTTTTTGGTTTCTAACTGGTTTAGGATccttaaaattttgggattttttggaaAGACATTAAGACCCTAAATCATTTTCATGCATGTGGTTATACAATCTATCAGGGTACTACAACTGAATTTTGAAGATTCTATGAGACTAGCTATATTGTGACAACAAGACTATTGTAAGCATTGCTCGCAATCTAATACAACATTATAAAACTAAGTACGTAGAGATTGACTTATTTGCATGCATTCCTCGTCTCGTATAAACTACAACTCATTACTTGGGGATTTCGAAGTCCCATATTTAACTCTATGGTTCACAATTTGCGAATAGAAGGCACCATTGGAACTAACTTAATGGGAGTGTTGAAATGCAATAGTTGATCTATGATTTTAAGTGATTCCTAAAAATCCTCTACATTACAATCTTCCTTAATTTACGTAGTCAACATGTAGAGACAAAATTTAtatatccattaaaaaaaattacgttATATTTAACATGTCAAAAGACAAATAAAttatgcaaaagaaaaaaggtctCAAAAGCTTAACATGGTATTATAAATTTCATGTTTGATATTTAAAGCACCAATtttatctttctattttttggaaGGAtggtaacaaaaaataaattaattaacaaaTAGCTTGTTGGAATTGGGTTTGTATGCTCAAATGGGTTGACAAATAATTTCTGAAAGTTTTAAAACCGCCCGAAActataatgaaatataaaataaataaataaatttgctCTCTGAAAAGATATCTCTCCttgtaaaaaactaaaaagaatatAACTCTCCTTTCTGTCTCTCTCATTGAAATCTAGAAAGAGCATGATTCTTTTGTCTGAAAAACAAAGTCCTATCTTGAAttaatcttttttgttttatctatGAAAATGAGGGTCAAGGTTATTGCGTTATGGAGAAAAAATAGTTCTcatattataatttcttttactacTTGGATCGAGAAAATTGATCAACTAAATAACCCATTAAAAATCTTGATCATTTCAAAAGGTAACTCAaaacctgttttttttttcatcatagccaaaattaaatttttttaaaaatgtcaaaatgaATTTAGAAGGAACATTTGTTTGATTCACTAAAGGAGGCCGGAATAGGGTTCATAGGTCCGAATGGTCATGAAATCATGTGTaccttgaaaaataaataaccataTAAAAGTGGCTCCAATGTAGATCCAAAATTGGGCTGGGATTCCACCCATTTAACTTATTGTGCCCAAAGCCACATCTTTTATCAAATCTTGcctcaataatttttaaaaattaattcaaacatATAACTTCTCaaaattatagattaaaaaaaaaaatgaatatcacTTGATGGAAACTGAACAATATAAAACTCCATGACTCGTTTGTACGTAAGCCACATCTTTGATTAATTCCAATACATAGTTTGTAATACTAGATCCTGCTACTGCAATTACTTCGAAAAATACTTGTGATGACTTGACTTCACATTATGCATGATTGCATCATGATTGACATGCATGGGAAAACACCACTATTAATCCTAGTCTTTAATTTGTAAAACCTGACTTACACCCAGTCTTCTAATTTGCagaggacaaaaaaaaaagacaaaaatcaaCATCCAAGGTTTTGACTTCAAAATTATTGGTTCCTCTTTGATCATCTCTAATGCTCAAAGTTCTTTTTGATggctcttttttccttttttttttttttaaatgttatttttggagAGACTTATGTGGATGGTGCCTTCAAAAAGTATAGTTGGGAAGTAGCAATCTTCA is a window from the Vitis riparia cultivar Riparia Gloire de Montpellier isolate 1030 chromosome 9, EGFV_Vit.rip_1.0, whole genome shotgun sequence genome containing:
- the LOC117922408 gene encoding putative leucine-rich repeat receptor-like serine/threonine-protein kinase At2g19230 translates to MELLFRVFGFLALNMLLHVHAQIGFISIDCGVNEDYIDNTTKLFYSTDAKFIDSGVSKNIPHDFTSTIFEKQLTTVRSFPKGVKNCYTLPAEQGNKYLIRAVFMCGNDQEYNDQLPEFKLYLGVEEWDTVKFNYSYDIFRTEIIYVTRTDEIYMCLVNTDSGTPFISALELRPIDNSIYNKTQSGSLVLFNRLNFGSQTNETVRYGDDVLDRMWVPFNSIYWEAIKAPYSSSVLSENEFKLPAKVMETAVKPVNGSLDFYLVGIDSSQEFYMYFHFAEIEEVQDQIREFTISLNNKTISDPIEPKYMVSDSYFTQSSLSGIQMNFSLAKTNRSTLPPIMNALEIYTIKEFLQSPTEQLDVDAMKKIKSVYQVMKSSWQGDPCLPRSYSWDGLICSDNGYDAPSITSLNLSSSNLVGKIDNSFKNLTSLQYLDLSNNSLSGDVPEFLSEMSFLKTLNLSGNKLTGSVPSALLAKSNDGTLTLSLDGNPDLCQNNSCNTKTKTKSPVAVPVVASIASFVVLLGAIFAIYWHFIRGRRHGTHAGVQPNDQESVSQFDLQKPDIPNEEENSELELEEIQKEMIKPNEKLEAKKQRLSYSEVKRITNNFREVIGHGGSGLVYSGHLSHGIKVAVKKLSPTSHQSFEQFRNEAQLLSTIHHRNLVSLMGYCDEDSNMLLIYEYMANGNLKEHLSGKIGSVLSWEQRLQIAIEAAQALEYLHEGCNPSIIHRDVKAPNILLNEKMQAKVADFGWSRSMPPENPSHVSTTFVVGTSGYLDPQYNRTGQLTKESDVYSFGIVLLELISGRPAIMEENRSILDWVRPIIERGEIEDIVDPRLQGIFNTNSAWRTIETAMCCVPFSSTERKTMSYVVSELKECLKLVEMSSSSNTGIGITQPIGPATGPRAR